One window of Nocardia sp. NBC_00508 genomic DNA carries:
- a CDS encoding DUF7144 family membrane protein: MARTTEPNQHPTRQAVAAGTSIGAAILLLITGIASILQGISAIAKDEIYVAGPEYTYQFNTTGWGWIHLVLGILLVIAALGLMTGAAWARVIAVVLAALSILGNFLWLPYYPGWSILVIALDVVVIWAVTTWQPNRP, translated from the coding sequence ATGGCCAGGACAACCGAACCCAACCAGCACCCGACCAGACAGGCTGTTGCGGCCGGCACGTCGATCGGCGCGGCGATCCTCCTGCTGATCACCGGTATCGCCTCGATTCTCCAGGGAATCTCCGCGATCGCCAAAGACGAAATCTACGTGGCAGGACCCGAGTACACCTACCAGTTCAACACGACCGGATGGGGATGGATTCATCTCGTCCTCGGCATCCTCCTGGTGATCGCCGCGCTCGGGCTGATGACCGGAGCAGCTTGGGCCAGGGTGATAGCCGTTGTCCTCGCCGCGCTGTCCATCCTCGGAAACTTCTTGTGGCTCCCCTATTACCCAGGGTGGTCGATCCTTGTGATCGCACTCGATGTCGTGGTGATCTGGGCCGTCACCACCTGGCAGCCGAATCGCCCCTGA
- a CDS encoding nuclear transport factor 2 family protein, protein MTTTTRELFERYHACWVDRDPDRIAELHTVDSVFHLHSGQEPARGRAAIREAAAGTLALVPDLTFHLVSLRVGEDFWVVQWQLTGTSATGNRVHVDLADYVLVEDGAVKEKHSYVDGVAMQAALSERPAQV, encoded by the coding sequence ATGACCACTACCACTCGCGAACTGTTCGAGCGCTACCACGCCTGCTGGGTAGACCGCGACCCGGACCGGATCGCCGAACTCCACACCGTCGACTCGGTGTTCCACCTGCACTCGGGCCAGGAGCCCGCGCGAGGTCGGGCCGCCATCCGCGAGGCCGCGGCGGGGACGTTGGCCTTGGTTCCCGACCTGACATTCCACCTGGTCTCGCTGCGCGTCGGGGAGGACTTCTGGGTGGTGCAATGGCAGCTGACGGGGACGTCGGCCACCGGCAACCGCGTACACGTCGACCTCGCGGATTATGTCCTGGTCGAGGACGGCGCGGTCAAGGAGAAGCACTCCTACGTCGACGGGGTCGCCATGCAGGCCGCTCTCTCCGAGCGGCCCGCTCAGGTATGA
- a CDS encoding class I SAM-dependent methyltransferase, translated as MTESGPADLKTRHRAMWALGDYPAVATEVIPGLGRRLVEACRIRPGQRVLDIAAGSGNAAIPAAETGADVVASDLTPELFEAGRRIAAARGVDLQWQEADAEALPYADAEFDVVISCVGVMFAPFHRAAADELVRVAKPGGTIGLINWTPTGFIGQMFATMKPFAPPPPPGALPPPQWGDEAHVRSLLGDRVTELELRRESAVIDRFADGVAFRDFFKTYYGPTVAVYKAISTEPDRIARLDGELADLASRHDLGNGRMEWEYLLVTARRSA; from the coding sequence ATGACCGAATCCGGCCCCGCTGATCTCAAGACGCGGCATCGCGCCATGTGGGCACTGGGCGACTACCCGGCCGTCGCCACCGAAGTCATCCCTGGGCTGGGCCGGCGTCTCGTCGAAGCCTGCCGTATCCGCCCGGGTCAGCGTGTGCTGGACATTGCGGCCGGATCCGGCAATGCCGCAATCCCTGCCGCGGAGACCGGTGCGGACGTCGTGGCGAGCGACCTCACGCCGGAGCTGTTCGAGGCGGGCCGTCGTATCGCCGCCGCCCGGGGCGTCGACCTACAGTGGCAGGAAGCCGACGCCGAGGCATTGCCCTACGCCGATGCCGAGTTCGACGTCGTGATCTCGTGTGTAGGCGTCATGTTCGCGCCGTTCCACCGGGCGGCCGCGGATGAACTGGTGCGGGTCGCCAAGCCGGGCGGCACGATCGGGCTGATCAACTGGACGCCCACCGGATTCATCGGGCAGATGTTCGCCACGATGAAACCGTTCGCTCCGCCGCCCCCGCCCGGTGCGCTGCCGCCGCCACAGTGGGGCGACGAGGCGCATGTCCGGTCGCTGTTGGGCGATCGCGTTACCGAGCTGGAGTTGCGGCGTGAAAGCGCGGTCATCGATCGCTTCGCCGACGGCGTCGCGTTCCGCGACTTCTTCAAGACTTACTACGGACCGACAGTCGCGGTGTACAAGGCCATTTCCACCGAACCCGACCGGATCGCGCGGTTGGACGGGGAGCTCGCGGATCTCGCTTCCCGGCATGACCTGGGCAACGGGCGGATGGAATGGGAGTACCTGCTGGTCACCGCACGCCGATCGGCCTGA
- a CDS encoding metallophosphoesterase family protein, whose amino-acid sequence MGHHEFSRRTTLTALAAVAALPVGGLALLAPQPRSLIARDLELITVSDQSVAVSWTTAAADPIGRWRPVATDTELALGPADSRQPLPVVHSDPAPTAFHYVEITGLEPGRHYRLEARSRGVRAASGLTMGWWKEDQKHEFRTLTPPPGRLLRTIALANDLHFGEEVSGQIVAALPTGVRQEPGMAPYPAVMLEALLTDVREPDRNVDHLVLAGDLTSGGTSSESRQLRRRLDDWGELGGDLLVCRGNHDRPRVGADWQSGLRLPGTAHHDCWGPHFLPRQRLSSYSLDGLRVIGLDTTDLDGSGGRIDAEQISRLRSLLRAEPDQPTLVFGHHPVTRESGLSNLGGPGFVLNRHDAATVHQLYGRSPGVFLHHSGHTHRNRRTRPDIRIPVEFLEVASIKEYPAGYSLLRLYEGGYMVTFQTTRTAAARRWSARTRTQLFGLQSRYSLGSLADRNHVVRRDLSGIKQIPQPRKAAFAAHQSQHRRLHNAAQR is encoded by the coding sequence ATGGGCCACCACGAGTTCTCCCGTAGGACCACGCTCACCGCGCTGGCCGCAGTGGCCGCGCTTCCGGTCGGCGGACTCGCGCTGCTGGCGCCCCAGCCTCGTTCGCTCATAGCCCGGGATCTGGAGCTCATCACGGTGAGCGATCAGTCGGTGGCGGTCAGCTGGACGACCGCAGCGGCTGACCCGATCGGGCGCTGGCGGCCGGTCGCAACGGACACCGAACTCGCACTCGGACCGGCGGATTCGCGTCAGCCGCTGCCGGTCGTGCACTCCGACCCCGCACCCACCGCCTTCCACTACGTCGAAATCACCGGGCTCGAACCGGGCAGGCACTACCGGTTGGAGGCCCGCTCGCGCGGCGTGCGGGCAGCCTCCGGTTTGACGATGGGTTGGTGGAAAGAGGATCAGAAACACGAGTTCCGCACCCTCACGCCGCCACCAGGGCGGCTGCTGCGCACTATCGCGCTGGCCAACGACCTGCACTTCGGCGAGGAGGTGAGCGGCCAGATCGTGGCCGCGTTGCCGACCGGAGTGCGGCAGGAGCCCGGGATGGCCCCGTACCCGGCGGTGATGCTCGAGGCGCTGTTGACCGACGTGCGTGAGCCGGATCGCAACGTCGACCACCTGGTGCTGGCAGGCGATCTCACCAGTGGCGGCACCTCGAGCGAATCTCGTCAGCTGCGGCGTCGGCTCGACGATTGGGGCGAGCTCGGCGGAGACCTGTTGGTGTGCCGCGGTAATCACGACCGGCCGCGGGTCGGCGCGGACTGGCAGTCGGGATTGCGACTGCCGGGGACTGCGCACCACGACTGCTGGGGCCCGCACTTTCTGCCCCGACAGCGACTGTCCAGCTACAGTCTGGACGGGCTGCGGGTGATCGGACTCGACACCACCGATCTCGACGGCTCCGGCGGACGCATCGACGCCGAGCAGATTTCTCGCCTGCGCAGCCTGCTGCGCGCCGAGCCCGACCAGCCGACACTGGTTTTCGGCCACCACCCGGTGACCCGAGAGTCGGGGTTGAGCAACCTCGGCGGCCCGGGCTTCGTGCTCAACCGGCATGATGCGGCCACCGTGCACCAGCTCTACGGGCGCTCACCCGGTGTATTCCTGCACCACAGCGGGCACACGCACCGCAATCGACGCACGCGCCCGGACATCCGCATCCCGGTGGAGTTCTTGGAGGTGGCCTCGATCAAGGAATACCCCGCCGGTTACTCGCTGCTGCGGCTGTACGAGGGCGGGTACATGGTCACGTTCCAGACCACCCGCACGGCCGCCGCCCGCCGCTGGAGCGCCCGCACCCGCACCCAATTGTTCGGGCTGCAATCACGCTACAGTCTGGGATCACTCGCCGACCGAAACCATGTGGTGCGCCGCGATCTGTCCGGGATCAAGCAGATACCTCAGCCCCGCAAAGCCGCATTTGCGGCCCATCAATCCCAGCACCGTCGACTACACAACGCTGCCCAGCGATAG
- a CDS encoding glycosyltransferase 87 family protein, protein MLMVVFTGVTVLPHSVWDASAADLTLYRGWAEVIVSQNVFPLYDEQWQYPPGAGALLVVPWLFGGGHGYNWWFFALVAAADAGVLSLLIRDVRRDGREAAQTGPWVWVVGVVLLGRVCYGRFDLIVAATAVVALLWATRRPAAAGAAVAAGVLLKVWPVVVVLGLRWPALWRIGAAAAGVGALAAAGLTRLGPGAWSFLQFQSERGLQIESVAATPLLIARLVNGRWSIVHRYGAEELSGPLVSAMARGCVAATVIGGAVLLIIWWRARPAATDLALAAVLLALLTSRVLSPQYLVWAVAVAAVCALDRHTMQRPVLMLVLATALVSQVEFPFVYDRVATGSWPGVIVLTVRNGLLLCATVWSIVRLCRGRARSSSEDPEMPNRTRLSSHAAYREAIARPIDPLRSPERPMSAATALLASEVRRDAPPCGRGTSYLRE, encoded by the coding sequence ATGCTGATGGTGGTGTTCACCGGTGTGACGGTGCTGCCGCACAGCGTCTGGGATGCCTCGGCCGCGGACTTGACACTGTACCGGGGATGGGCCGAGGTGATCGTGAGCCAGAACGTTTTCCCGCTGTATGACGAGCAATGGCAGTACCCGCCCGGCGCGGGAGCATTGCTGGTGGTGCCCTGGCTGTTCGGCGGCGGGCATGGCTACAACTGGTGGTTCTTCGCGCTGGTCGCCGCGGCGGACGCAGGCGTGCTGAGTTTGTTGATCCGGGACGTGCGACGCGACGGTCGGGAGGCAGCCCAGACCGGGCCGTGGGTATGGGTGGTCGGGGTGGTGCTACTCGGCCGCGTCTGTTACGGCCGATTCGATCTGATCGTGGCGGCGACCGCCGTCGTGGCGCTGTTGTGGGCGACGCGCCGGCCCGCGGCGGCCGGCGCGGCGGTTGCGGCGGGGGTGTTGTTGAAAGTGTGGCCGGTGGTGGTTGTGCTGGGGTTGCGCTGGCCGGCGCTGTGGCGGATCGGTGCGGCAGCGGCCGGCGTCGGCGCGCTGGCCGCCGCGGGACTGACGAGGTTGGGCCCAGGCGCGTGGTCGTTCCTGCAGTTTCAGTCCGAGCGTGGATTGCAGATCGAATCTGTCGCTGCCACACCGCTGTTGATTGCCCGGCTGGTGAACGGCCGTTGGAGCATCGTGCATCGCTACGGGGCTGAGGAACTGTCGGGGCCGTTGGTGTCCGCGATGGCGCGAGGGTGCGTGGCTGCCACGGTCATCGGTGGGGCTGTGCTGCTGATCATTTGGTGGCGCGCGCGGCCTGCGGCAACGGATCTGGCGTTGGCCGCGGTGCTGCTGGCTTTGCTGACCAGCCGGGTCCTCAGCCCGCAATACCTGGTGTGGGCGGTGGCGGTGGCCGCGGTCTGCGCGCTCGACCGGCACACCATGCAGCGACCTGTGCTGATGCTGGTGCTGGCGACGGCACTTGTGAGCCAGGTGGAATTCCCGTTCGTCTACGACCGGGTGGCCACCGGAAGCTGGCCAGGAGTAATCGTTCTGACAGTGCGCAACGGCCTGTTGCTGTGCGCGACCGTGTGGTCGATTGTGCGGCTGTGCCGCGGCCGCGCTCGATCATCAAGCGAAGACCCGGAAATGCCGAACCGCACGCGTTTGTCCTCGCATGCGGCATATCGGGAGGCGATTGCTCGGCCGATCGATCCGCTTCGTAGCCCCGAACGGCCTATGTCAGCGGCGACCGCGCTGTTGGCGTCCGAGGTGCGTCGAGATGCCCCGCCTTGCGGGCGGGGCACCTCCTACCTACGCGAATAG
- a CDS encoding helix-turn-helix domain-containing protein, whose product MTQDTHIECPRLLRELRADLAAISEMVTARIEQDDEDYGDAAIGHHELTTLVTDSLAALLDAIADTPHSLEPARRIGRLKAERGIPLDSLLHAFRVAGLAFWEVIVERADHDDRPALPQLSTLVWATIDEYSVAATDAYRRIVVAADEQPGHRLLRALLDPDLPPTRREDLCRRMRLPARGTFVVLVGDIRLVATGVTTVRTFLSDDRVTLAAADSPVTLDRAIRAARTRAGASKPFTDLVSAPAAFEQARLAFRCLSSADTGIHMYASSPARALIAANSELAEDVLSDALAAFDRLHPDDADALVQTALAWYELGGSTSAVGERLHLHRNTVLHRLKRIERLTGSAFAVPADAALLYLALQARLLQAPGDRS is encoded by the coding sequence GTGACCCAGGACACGCACATCGAGTGCCCGCGCCTCCTTCGCGAGCTGCGGGCCGATTTGGCTGCGATCTCCGAGATGGTGACGGCCAGAATCGAACAGGATGATGAGGACTACGGCGACGCCGCGATCGGTCACCACGAATTGACGACTCTTGTGACCGACAGCCTCGCAGCATTGCTGGACGCCATCGCCGACACCCCCCACTCGCTCGAACCTGCTCGCCGAATCGGACGGCTCAAGGCCGAGCGAGGGATCCCGCTGGACAGTTTGCTGCACGCCTTCCGCGTCGCGGGCTTGGCGTTCTGGGAGGTCATCGTCGAGCGCGCCGACCATGACGACCGTCCCGCTCTGCCCCAGCTGTCGACGCTGGTGTGGGCCACCATCGACGAGTACTCCGTCGCGGCGACCGACGCCTACCGGCGCATAGTCGTCGCCGCGGACGAACAACCCGGTCACCGGTTGTTGCGGGCACTGCTCGATCCCGATCTCCCACCGACGCGGCGCGAGGACTTGTGCAGAAGGATGCGCTTGCCCGCCCGAGGCACGTTCGTCGTCCTGGTCGGCGACATTCGCCTCGTCGCGACCGGAGTGACCACTGTTCGCACCTTTCTCTCCGACGACCGGGTAACCCTCGCCGCCGCAGACTCCCCGGTCACGCTCGACCGCGCGATACGCGCCGCGAGGACGCGAGCCGGTGCCAGCAAACCGTTCACCGACCTCGTATCCGCGCCTGCCGCGTTCGAGCAGGCCCGCCTCGCGTTCCGCTGTCTGAGCTCGGCGGACACCGGAATCCACATGTACGCCTCGTCGCCTGCGCGTGCCTTGATCGCGGCAAACTCCGAACTCGCCGAGGACGTCCTCTCGGATGCGCTCGCCGCATTCGATCGACTCCACCCCGACGACGCCGACGCTCTCGTGCAGACCGCCCTGGCCTGGTACGAGCTCGGTGGCTCCACGTCGGCGGTCGGCGAGCGCCTTCACCTGCACCGCAACACGGTGTTGCACCGTCTCAAGCGGATAGAGCGGCTCACCGGTTCAGCGTTCGCAGTGCCGGCCGACGCGGCCCTGCTGTATTTGGCGCTGCAAGCACGGCTGCTCCAGGCACCCGGCGACCGGTCGTGA
- a CDS encoding SHOCT domain-containing protein — protein sequence MDSFWDYVWYTILVFAFVAYLIVLFQILVDLFRDHSVSGVAKAVWVIALVVLPYLTALVYLIVRGRGMALRAQRSQAEAKQATDQYIRQVAGKSPAESIADAKALRDAGVITDVEFEQLKAQALGQPVSAPNASTGP from the coding sequence ATGGATTCGTTCTGGGATTACGTGTGGTACACGATCCTCGTGTTCGCCTTCGTGGCGTACCTGATCGTTCTGTTCCAGATTCTGGTGGATCTGTTTCGCGACCACTCCGTCTCCGGCGTGGCCAAGGCCGTGTGGGTGATCGCGCTGGTGGTGTTGCCGTACCTGACGGCGCTGGTGTATCTGATCGTCCGGGGGCGGGGCATGGCGCTGCGCGCCCAACGGTCGCAGGCGGAGGCGAAGCAAGCAACCGATCAGTACATCCGGCAAGTCGCGGGCAAGTCCCCGGCCGAGAGCATCGCCGACGCCAAAGCCCTGCGCGACGCCGGTGTCATCACCGACGTGGAGTTCGAGCAGCTCAAGGCTCAAGCCCTGGGGCAACCCGTTTCAGCACCCAATGCGTCGACCGGGCCGTGA
- the modB gene encoding molybdate ABC transporter permease subunit yields MLPAVCGLAFLVLPLIGLLVRAPWETMPSRLFSSEVGQALRLSLLCATVATVICLVLGIPLAWLLARAELPGRGVIRALVTVPLVLPPVVGGVALLLVLGRRGLIGRHLYEWFGISLPFTTAGVIVAEAFVAMPFLVISVEGALRAADPRFEEAAATLGATGWYVFRRVTLPSVLPGVIAGGVLCWARALGEFGATITFAGNFPGRTTTMPLAVYLALETDPDAAIVLSLVLLAVSVAVLVALRERWIRGVV; encoded by the coding sequence ATGCTGCCCGCCGTCTGCGGTCTCGCATTCCTGGTCCTACCGCTCATCGGGCTGCTGGTGCGAGCGCCGTGGGAGACCATGCCGAGTCGGCTCTTCAGTTCCGAAGTCGGTCAGGCGCTACGGCTTTCGCTGCTGTGCGCGACCGTGGCGACGGTGATCTGCCTGGTACTGGGCATTCCGCTGGCCTGGCTGCTCGCGCGCGCCGAACTGCCGGGGCGCGGCGTCATCCGCGCCCTGGTCACCGTGCCGCTGGTGTTGCCACCGGTAGTCGGCGGTGTCGCGCTCCTGTTGGTGCTCGGCCGCCGCGGGCTGATCGGACGGCATCTCTATGAATGGTTCGGCATCTCCTTGCCGTTCACCACGGCCGGGGTGATCGTGGCGGAGGCATTCGTGGCCATGCCCTTTCTGGTGATCTCTGTCGAGGGCGCCTTGCGGGCGGCGGATCCGCGCTTCGAGGAGGCGGCAGCCACCCTCGGCGCAACTGGCTGGTATGTCTTCCGCCGGGTCACGCTGCCGTCGGTCCTGCCCGGCGTGATCGCGGGCGGCGTGCTGTGCTGGGCGCGTGCGCTCGGCGAGTTCGGCGCCACCATCACCTTCGCAGGCAACTTTCCCGGCCGGACGACGACCATGCCGTTGGCGGTCTACCTCGCGCTGGAGACCGATCCGGACGCCGCGATCGTGCTCAGCCTGGTGCTGCTGGCCGTATCGGTCGCCGTCCTCGTCGCGTTGCGCGAACGCTGGATTCGGGGTGTGGTATGA
- a CDS encoding imine reductase family protein: MVLRKVCGPQPDFEAHQPALDALGTVTYLGADHGLASLHDVAGLAMMWSVLNAWLRGTALLGTAGVDAATSVAARDG, translated from the coding sequence GTGGTTCTCCGGAAAGTCTGCGGGCCGCAGCCGGACTTCGAGGCACACCAGCCGGCACTCGACGCGCTCGGCACCGTCACCTACCTGGGTGCCGACCACGGGCTGGCGTCGCTGCACGACGTGGCCGGCCTGGCCATGATGTGGAGTGTCCTGAACGCCTGGCTGCGGGGCACCGCCCTGCTCGGGACCGCCGGTGTCGACGCCGCAACGTCAGTTGCGGCTCGAGACGGCTGA
- a CDS encoding VOC family protein → MHLELIAIVVAEYDPAIDFFVNTLGFDLVEDIPSLTNDGRPKRWVVVRPPGAQTGILLARADGTRQLAAVGDQTAGRVGFFLRVDDFDQAYTRMTAANVEFVTQPRTEPYGRVAVFLDIAGNRWDLLGPVENPDTTGRER, encoded by the coding sequence GTGCACTTGGAACTGATCGCCATTGTCGTCGCGGAGTACGACCCTGCCATCGACTTCTTTGTGAATACTCTCGGCTTCGACCTGGTCGAGGACATCCCGTCACTGACGAACGACGGGCGTCCGAAACGATGGGTCGTCGTTCGCCCGCCCGGCGCGCAGACTGGGATCTTGCTTGCCCGCGCCGACGGCACCCGTCAACTCGCCGCTGTCGGTGACCAGACCGCGGGCCGCGTCGGCTTCTTCCTTCGCGTCGACGACTTCGACCAGGCATACACGCGGATGACCGCAGCGAACGTCGAGTTCGTGACCCAACCGCGCACCGAACCCTATGGCAGGGTTGCCGTCTTCCTCGACATTGCAGGAAACCGCTGGGACCTTCTCGGACCCGTCGAGAACCCGGACACCACCGGCCGGGAACGATGA
- a CDS encoding ABC transporter ATP-binding protein, which produces MTLVAELRVSRGSFVLELPLSVEPGEVVALLGPNGAGKTTALRALSGLIALTDGHIRLDDHTWDAPPSVFTPAERREVGVLFQDYLLFGHLSALENVAFGLRARGYRRAAARERAAQWLTRVGLADYAQRKPRALSGGQAQRVALARALVTEPELLLLDEPLAALDAGTKLQVRADLAHHLRDYPGHTVLVTHDPLDAMVLADRLVILENGAIVQQGPPAEVAARPRSDYVADLMGLNLYRGTARGAIAQLEGGGSITLAEPAEGPVYIAFAPNAVGLHPERPVGSPRNSWPVTITGIEQHAHTTRVRLDGVPPVLADITPATVAQLRLHPGQRLWAAVKATETRSYPA; this is translated from the coding sequence ATGACATTGGTCGCCGAACTGCGAGTCAGCAGAGGTTCTTTCGTCCTCGAGCTGCCGCTGAGCGTCGAACCGGGCGAAGTGGTCGCGCTGCTGGGCCCCAATGGGGCGGGCAAGACCACAGCCCTGCGGGCGCTGTCCGGATTGATCGCCCTGACCGACGGGCACATCCGGCTCGACGACCACACCTGGGACGCACCACCTTCGGTGTTCACACCCGCTGAACGCCGCGAAGTCGGCGTGCTATTCCAGGACTATCTGCTGTTCGGACATCTGTCGGCGCTGGAGAATGTCGCCTTCGGGCTCCGGGCCCGCGGATATCGGCGCGCCGCCGCACGTGAGCGCGCCGCTCAATGGCTCACACGTGTCGGACTGGCGGATTACGCGCAGCGCAAGCCCCGAGCGCTGTCCGGTGGGCAGGCTCAACGGGTTGCCCTTGCCCGTGCGCTGGTCACCGAACCAGAGCTATTGCTGCTCGACGAGCCACTCGCCGCGTTGGACGCCGGTACCAAGCTCCAGGTGCGCGCGGACCTCGCCCACCATCTGCGCGATTACCCGGGACACACGGTGCTCGTCACCCACGACCCGCTCGACGCCATGGTCCTGGCCGATCGGCTGGTCATCCTCGAGAACGGCGCGATCGTGCAGCAGGGGCCGCCCGCGGAGGTCGCGGCGCGGCCGCGCTCGGACTATGTGGCCGACTTGATGGGTCTCAACCTCTATCGAGGCACTGCCCGTGGCGCCATCGCCCAACTGGAGGGCGGCGGCAGCATCACCCTCGCCGAACCCGCTGAGGGGCCCGTGTACATAGCCTTTGCCCCTAACGCCGTCGGACTGCACCCGGAACGACCCGTGGGCAGCCCGCGCAACAGCTGGCCGGTCACGATCACGGGTATCGAGCAACACGCGCACACGACCCGCGTCCGTCTCGACGGTGTACCCCCAGTGCTCGCCGACATCACTCCGGCCACCGTCGCCCAGTTGCGCCTGCATCCGGGCCAGCGGCTGTGGGCCGCGGTCAAGGCCACCGAAACCCGCTCGTATCCAGCATGA
- a CDS encoding selenium-binding protein SBP56-related protein has protein sequence MNQSEMDPTFYRSAAEAAAAPPERLAYVVAFDRAAQKPDALSVIDVDPGSATYGQVVGWTEVPHLGNELHHFGWNACSSALKHEGHHTEGLARRYLIVPGLRSSRLYVFDTRPDPRRPTLSKIVDSSELAARAGYSRPHTLHCGPDGVFMTCLGAADGSDGPGGIALLDHDTFDVLRQWETDRGPQYFAYDAWWHLNQNTLVSSEWGTPSMIEDGLKPELLLANEYGHAIHFWDLTAGRHQQRIDLGEHHQMPLELRPSHDPDATWGFVGVVISTEDLSASVWRWHRDGGAWAVDKVITIPAEPADPDLLPPALKPFGAVPPLVSDIDLSVDDAWLYVSCWGTGELAQFDVRDPANPKQTGSVRLGGIVSRTAHPAAPDQPLAGGPQMVEISRNGRRVYLTNSLYGAWDDQFYPEGVGAWMAVMRTDPDGGMTVDESFFPHDEDFRGLRVHQVRLQGGDASSDSYCYR, from the coding sequence ATGAATCAGTCGGAAATGGACCCGACCTTCTATCGGAGCGCAGCGGAGGCGGCTGCCGCCCCACCGGAGCGGCTCGCATACGTTGTCGCGTTCGACCGCGCGGCACAGAAGCCAGATGCGCTGTCGGTCATCGATGTGGATCCGGGCTCGGCCACCTACGGCCAGGTGGTGGGCTGGACCGAGGTACCTCACCTAGGCAACGAGCTGCACCATTTCGGCTGGAACGCCTGCAGCAGCGCGCTGAAGCACGAAGGCCACCACACCGAAGGGCTGGCGCGGCGGTACCTGATCGTGCCGGGTCTGCGCTCGTCGCGCCTGTATGTGTTCGACACCCGACCCGACCCACGCCGACCCACCCTGTCCAAGATCGTGGACAGCTCCGAGCTCGCGGCCAGGGCCGGCTACTCCCGTCCGCACACGCTGCACTGCGGGCCGGACGGTGTGTTCATGACCTGCCTCGGCGCGGCAGACGGATCGGACGGACCGGGCGGGATCGCGCTGCTCGATCACGACACGTTCGATGTGCTGCGGCAATGGGAGACCGACCGTGGGCCGCAATACTTCGCGTACGACGCCTGGTGGCATCTCAACCAGAACACGCTGGTCAGCAGCGAGTGGGGCACTCCGTCCATGATCGAGGACGGGCTGAAACCGGAGCTGCTGCTGGCCAACGAGTACGGCCACGCGATCCACTTCTGGGACCTCACCGCCGGTCGGCACCAGCAGCGGATCGATCTCGGCGAGCACCACCAGATGCCACTCGAGCTGCGCCCTTCGCACGATCCGGACGCCACCTGGGGGTTCGTCGGCGTGGTGATCTCAACCGAGGATCTATCGGCCTCCGTGTGGCGTTGGCACCGAGACGGTGGAGCGTGGGCGGTCGACAAGGTGATCACCATCCCGGCCGAGCCGGCGGATCCCGACCTGCTGCCGCCGGCGCTGAAACCGTTCGGCGCGGTGCCACCGCTGGTCAGCGACATCGATCTGTCGGTCGACGACGCATGGCTCTACGTCTCGTGCTGGGGTACCGGGGAACTCGCGCAGTTCGACGTGCGCGATCCGGCCAATCCGAAACAGACCGGGTCCGTCCGTCTCGGCGGGATCGTGAGCCGCACCGCCCATCCGGCCGCGCCGGACCAGCCGCTTGCCGGCGGCCCCCAGATGGTCGAGATCAGCCGCAACGGTCGGCGGGTCTACCTCACCAACTCGCTCTACGGCGCGTGGGACGACCAGTTCTACCCGGAGGGGGTCGGCGCCTGGATGGCCGTGATGCGCACCGATCCCGACGGCGGAATGACCGTCGACGAGTCGTTCTTCCCACACGACGAAGACTTTCGAGGTCTGCGTGTGCACCAGGTACGCCTCCAAGGCGGCGACGCCTCCTCGGACTCCTACTGCTACCGGTAG